The Pseudophaeobacter arcticus DSM 23566 genome includes a region encoding these proteins:
- a CDS encoding nitrate reductase: MTGRQDLNQTLTQAATAALTRTTCPYCGVGCGVLAGADGTIKGDPEHPANFGRLCSKGAALGQTIDLEGRLLTPRIKGQDATWDETLDLMADKFSTAIRDHGPDSVAFYISGQLLTEDYYVANKLMKGFIGAANIDTNSRLCMASSVAGHKRAFGSDTVPGTYADLEEADLVVLVGSNLAWCHPVLHQRIVAAKAARPGLKVVNIDPRKTATTALADLHLRIVPDGDVALFNGLLAHLADSGQLDDDYLAKHITGRRPAVTQARLGDPLESGLTEAELAQFYQLWAGSQKVVTVYSQGVNQSQCGTDKVNAILNCHLATGRIGKPGCGPFSVTGQPNAMGGREVGGLSNMLANHLDIENPDHRASVQSFWQSPTICAQPGLKAVDLFQACASGKIKALWVMSTNPAVSLPDADGVAAAIAKVPFVAVSDIMARTDTGDLADVLLPATGWGEKDGTVTNSERRISRQRAFLAAPGAARPDWKIICDLAARMGWGAAFDYASPAEVFAEYVALSAATADFGRDLDLSIFADVDYANLLPTQWPQNSKRFFADGGFFHPNGKGRMLPITAPEPIRRAGFNLNTGRNRDQWHTMTRSGKAPRLGAHLAEPYVEIHPQDAQALSLSEGDLLALDNRFGGAILRALITDRSAPGQLFAPMHWTRQQSTGGCINALTAPIVDPVSGQPASKRIPVAAKRFDAAWFGFAAARAPIRPMGAYSAVARSLTGWQGEFAGAESPDNWQALAQDLLGLAACEVTEMQDPNQGQTRLAFYQDGTLVGLFFASPVPVSLARAFAISLIGTQTPPLAALAGRSGADQPDPGTTVCACLNVGINTLRAAIAAGAATVETLGLATCAGTSCGSCKPELASLITQHSIPMAAE; this comes from the coding sequence ATGACAGGCCGTCAGGATCTGAACCAGACCCTAACTCAGGCCGCAACCGCAGCCCTGACCCGGACCACCTGTCCCTATTGTGGCGTCGGCTGCGGCGTGCTTGCCGGGGCGGATGGCACCATCAAAGGCGACCCCGAACATCCCGCCAACTTTGGGCGGCTTTGTTCAAAAGGCGCCGCCCTGGGCCAGACTATTGATCTTGAGGGGCGGCTTCTGACACCCCGGATCAAAGGCCAGGATGCCACCTGGGACGAAACGCTTGACCTGATGGCAGATAAATTCAGCACAGCCATTCGGGACCACGGCCCCGACAGCGTTGCCTTCTACATCTCGGGACAGTTGCTGACCGAAGATTATTATGTCGCCAACAAGCTGATGAAGGGCTTTATCGGCGCGGCAAATATCGACACCAATTCGCGGCTTTGCATGGCCTCATCCGTGGCCGGGCACAAACGCGCCTTTGGCAGCGATACGGTTCCCGGCACCTACGCCGATCTGGAAGAGGCCGATCTGGTCGTACTGGTGGGATCAAACCTGGCCTGGTGCCACCCGGTGCTGCACCAGCGCATTGTCGCTGCCAAAGCCGCAAGACCCGGCCTGAAGGTGGTGAACATCGACCCCCGCAAGACCGCAACCACCGCGCTTGCCGACCTGCACCTGCGGATTGTGCCGGATGGCGATGTGGCGCTGTTCAACGGATTGCTGGCCCATCTGGCCGACAGCGGGCAGCTCGACGATGACTACCTGGCAAAGCACATCACCGGCCGCCGCCCTGCGGTCACCCAGGCGCGTCTGGGCGATCCGCTGGAAAGCGGGCTCACCGAGGCGGAACTGGCGCAGTTTTACCAGCTTTGGGCAGGCAGCCAAAAGGTGGTGACGGTCTATTCCCAGGGCGTCAATCAATCGCAATGCGGCACCGACAAGGTCAACGCAATCCTGAACTGCCACCTTGCCACCGGGCGGATCGGCAAACCGGGGTGCGGCCCCTTTTCGGTGACTGGCCAGCCCAATGCCATGGGCGGGCGCGAGGTTGGCGGATTGTCCAATATGCTGGCCAACCACCTGGATATCGAAAACCCCGACCACCGCGCCAGCGTACAATCCTTTTGGCAAAGCCCGACGATCTGCGCCCAGCCCGGGCTCAAGGCCGTCGATCTGTTTCAGGCCTGCGCCAGTGGCAAGATCAAGGCGCTGTGGGTGATGTCCACCAATCCCGCCGTCAGCCTGCCGGATGCCGATGGGGTCGCGGCAGCCATTGCCAAGGTACCCTTTGTTGCCGTCTCTGACATCATGGCGCGCACCGATACTGGCGATCTGGCCGATGTGCTGCTGCCTGCCACCGGCTGGGGCGAAAAGGACGGCACCGTCACCAATTCCGAACGCCGGATCTCGCGGCAACGCGCCTTTCTTGCGGCCCCGGGCGCTGCCCGCCCGGATTGGAAAATCATCTGTGACCTGGCTGCCCGCATGGGCTGGGGCGCTGCGTTTGACTATGCCTCCCCTGCCGAAGTCTTTGCGGAATACGTGGCCCTGTCAGCCGCGACAGCTGATTTTGGCCGCGATCTGGATCTCAGCATCTTTGCCGATGTGGACTACGCGAACCTGCTGCCAACGCAGTGGCCCCAGAACAGCAAACGCTTTTTTGCCGATGGAGGTTTTTTTCACCCCAATGGCAAGGGCCGGATGCTGCCAATCACGGCGCCAGAGCCGATCCGGCGCGCGGGCTTTAACCTCAACACCGGGCGGAACCGCGATCAGTGGCACACCATGACCCGCAGCGGCAAGGCCCCACGTCTGGGGGCGCATCTGGCGGAACCCTATGTGGAGATCCACCCACAGGACGCGCAGGCTCTGTCCCTGTCAGAAGGCGATCTACTGGCGCTGGACAACCGTTTTGGCGGGGCCATTCTGCGCGCCCTGATCACCGACCGCAGCGCGCCGGGTCAATTGTTTGCACCGATGCACTGGACCCGCCAGCAAAGCACGGGCGGCTGCATCAATGCTCTGACCGCCCCGATTGTTGATCCGGTCTCTGGTCAGCCCGCTTCAAAACGTATTCCTGTTGCCGCCAAACGGTTTGACGCCGCCTGGTTCGGCTTTGCCGCCGCCCGCGCGCCGATCCGGCCAATGGGGGCCTATAGCGCTGTCGCCCGCTCCCTAACCGGCTGGCAGGGCGAATTTGCCGGGGCAGAGTCCCCCGACAACTGGCAGGCCCTGGCACAGGATCTGTTGGGTCTTGCGGCCTGCGAGGTGACAGAGATGCAAGACCCCAACCAGGGGCAAACCCGATTGGCCTTTTATCAGGACGGCACGCTGGTCGGCCTGTTCTTTGCCAGCCCCGTGCCGGTGTCATTGGCCCGTGCCTTTGCGATCTCGCTGATTGGTACCCAGACGCCGCCGCTTGCAGCGCTTGCCGGTCGCAGTGGCGCCGACCAGCCGGACCCCGGCACCACCGTCTGCGCCTGTCTGAATGTTGGTATCAATACCCTGCGCGCCGCCATCGCCGCCGGGGCCGCCACGGTTGAGACCCTGGGCCTGGCAACCTGTGCCGGGACAAGTTGCGGCTCCTGCAAGCCGGAACTCGCCAGTCTCATCACGCAGCATTCAATCCCCATGGCCGCCGAATGA
- the nirD gene encoding nitrite reductase small subunit NirD, translated as MSNWIDIAALEEVPQRGARLVKTPHGCVAIFRTAGDEVFALDNACPHKNGPLADGIVHGKAVTCPLHNWVISLETGAAQGADEGQVATYPAKVTGGRILLDADFLQQRAVA; from the coding sequence ATGAGCAACTGGATCGATATCGCCGCCCTGGAAGAGGTGCCCCAACGCGGGGCGCGTCTGGTGAAAACCCCGCATGGCTGCGTTGCCATCTTTCGCACCGCCGGGGATGAGGTCTTTGCGCTCGACAATGCCTGCCCGCATAAAAACGGCCCCTTGGCCGATGGTATCGTGCATGGCAAGGCCGTGACCTGCCCGCTGCACAACTGGGTCATCTCACTGGAGACCGGCGCTGCGCAGGGCGCGGATGAGGGGCAGGTTGCCACCTATCCCGCCAAGGTCACCGGGGGCCGCATTCTGCTGGATGCCGATTTCCTGCAACAGCGAGCTGTCGCATGA